The genomic region CGCCTTGATGACGAACGATCCCGGCGCGGCGCTGTCCCTGCTTTGCTTGGGCACCGGTCTTGGGCTTCCTGCCCAAGCCGTTCACTGCTTCGCAGTTCACCCGGCGCAATCTGGTATGCCATTTTCCGGCAATCGCCTTAGGACGGCTGATCGCGATCTTTCACCGGGAGCCGCGCAACTTCCCGCCGGGCTTCGTGTACACTCCCATTCCTGAATCCCGAGGTCCGCGGCGCGTGCGCGTTCCCGCGTTCGGGGAATCGTTCGACAGGCTGCCATGACTGACTGGAATCCCGTTCCCGAGCTTCGGTTCGAAGACATCCTGTACGACCGTGCGGAGGGTATCGCCCGGATTACGATCAACCGGCCCGAGGTGAGAAACGCCTTTCGCCCGGAAACCGTTCGGGAACTCAGCCGTGCCATGATGCACGCACACCTGGACCCGGAGATCGGAGTAATCATCCTTACCGGTGCCGGGGACAAGGCTTTCTGTTCCGGCGGCGATCAGCGTGTGCGAGGTGACCGGGGAGGTTATCGCGATACCCAAGGGGCCCAGAGCCTGAATGTCCTCGACCTGCAGATGCAGATCCGTCGACTTCCCAAGCCTGTGGTGGCGATGGTTGCGGGTTACGCGATCGGCGGCGGGCACGTGCTGCATCTGGTGTGCGACCTGACGATCGCCGCGGACAATGCCCGCTTCGGTCAGACGGGCCCGAAGGTCGGCAGTTTCGACGCGGGTCTGGGTTGCGGGTTGCTGGCCCGGTCAGTGGGGCTCAAAAAGGCCAAGGAGATCTGGTTTCTCTGCCGGCAGTACGACGCGCGCGAGGCGCTCGAGATGGGGCTGGTCAACGCCGTGGTTCCCCTGGCGCGCCTCGAGGCGGAAACGGTGGCGTGGTGCCGGGAAATGCTGAAGCACAGCCCCACCGCGCTGAGGACGCTCAAGGCCGCCTTCAACGCCGATACCGACGGACTGGCCGGCATCCAGGAACTGGCGGGCAACGCCACCGCGCTGTTCTACATGACCGATGAGGCGCGCGAGGGCCGTGACGCCTTCGTGGAGAAACGCCCGCCGGATTTTGGCAAGTTTCCTCGCCGGCAATGAGTCCCTGGGTCGCCGCCGTCCGCCCGCGGACCCTGAGCATCGCCGTCGTTCCAGTCGCTGTCGGCTCGACCCTGGCCTGGCTGGATGCGGGGACGCTAATCTGGTCCGTCGTCGTGGCCACGCTCTGTGCCGCGCTCCTGATCCAGGTCGGCACCAATCTCCACAATGACGCGGCCGACTTCGAGCGCGGTGCCGATCGGGACGACACACGGCTCGGCCCGACACGTGCCACCGCGGCGGGTTGGTTGACGGCCGCCCAAGTACGCAGGGCCGCGTGGGGCAGCTTCGCGCTGGCCGCCATGTTCGGAATCTGGCTGATCGTCGCGGGTGGATGGCCGATCCTGCTGCTCGGCGTGACGTCGATCCTGGCTGGAGTCGCCTATACGGGCGGTCCACGCCCGATCGGCTACCTGGGCCTCGGAGAACTGTTCGTCTGGCTGTTTTTCGGTGTCGCGGCGGTGGCCGGAACCTACTATCTCCAGACGGGTGCGGTGAGTCGTATCGCGCTCCTGTTCGGTGCGCTCACCGGCATGCCCGCCGCGGCGGTACTGGTCGTCAACAACACACGCGATATGGACGGCGATCGGGAGGCCGGCAAGCGTACCCTGGCGGTACGCTTCGGCCCGCGGTTCAGTCGACTGGAGTACACCGCACTGGTGCTGGCACCATTCTTGTTGGTCTGGTTGGCGTACAGCGGCACTGCCCGAGCCTGGCTTGCGCTGACCTGGGTCGCGGCGCCCTGGGCGGTCGGTCTGGTTCGTGCGTTTTATCAGGCCCCTTCCGGTCCCGTATACAATGTCATCCTAGTCTCCACGGCGAAGTTGAACGCCCTGTTCGGTGGACTGCTCTGCGTCGCCATGCTGGGACAAGGTGTTGCCCGAGGAATCTGATCTCCCGCCACCAGTGGCGCGCGGGCTCAACGTCGAACAGGCCGGATTCCGGCCCTACCGGCTTCGGCTGCGCGAAGACTGGACGGGGCGCGGCACCCGGGCCTGGCGCGAGGGCTGGATCGTTGTGTTGAAAACGGGAAGGTACTCGGGTGTGGGAGACTGCGCCCCACTCCCGGGGGCAGGGACCGAACAGCCGGATGAGGCCAGGCGCGCCATGGGGGCGGTCATCGAAGCGATCCCAGGCCGGACCGTAGGCGGATGCTGGGGCCTGCTCGAGACACTGACGGGAACCCCCGCCGTGCGCTGTGGCCTGGAAACCGCGCTTCTGGATCTGATCGGTCGCTATCTGGACCGGCGTGTCTGCCGGTTGCTCGATGCCGCGGCATCGTCCGTAGTTAACCTCAGCGCACTCATCGGTCCCCTGGACGCCGGTGTGTCTGTCCGGGCGCAGCGCGCCGTCTCACGGGGCGATCGGGTGCTCAAGGTCAAAATGGGTTCCCGGCCCCCGACCCTGGAGATCCGGCGACTTCGCGGGCTTTCGAGGCGATTGCCCGACGGGATCTCACTGCGCCTCGACGCCAATCGGGCCTGGGATCTGGCCACGACCCGGCGCATGTTCGAGGCCTTGCGGGACATGCCCATAGAATCGCTGGAGGAGCCCCTGCGGACGCCGTCTCCGGGGCGTATGTCACGCCTGCAACGCAGGTGTCCCTGGCCCGTTGCGCTGGACGAGTCGCTCGCCGGTAGCGGGGCCGAAGCCTATCTGAGGCAGCCCTCGGTGCGGCGGGTGGTATTGAAGCCCATGGTCCTCGGGGGACCGTTGGCCGCCCTTTCAGTGGCGCGTCGCGCGCGCCGGGAAGGCATTCGTGCGGTCGTGACCACCACCCTGGACAGCGCGGTCGGTCGGGCGGCGGCGCTACACCTCGCTGCCGCGATCGACACGGACATCGCGCATGGTCTGGCGACCGGTGAATGGCTTCGCGACGATATCGCCTCGGGGCCGTCCCCGCGTTTAGGACGTATGCGTCTTTCCCCGCTTCCCGGACTGGGTCTCGAGGCGCGGGGCCTGGAGGAAGCGGTCCTCGCCGGGGGCATTGTCAGTAGCGGCCGTGCGCCTTGCTGATGTAGTTCGCCATTTCGACGTGCTGCTGGTTCATGCGCATCAGGGTATCGTGTACCGCACGGATGATCGAGCGCATCACCTTGTACACCAGCATCGGATGGGCTTCGATCTGCGATTCGAAGTCGGCCCGCGACAGCTCGAATACCCGCGCGTCGCCCAGCGCCCGAACCGTCGCGCTATGCGGGCGGCCATCGACGAAGGCCATCTCACCGACCAGGCTGCCTACCTGCATGACGTGCAGGTTGACGTGCTCACCGCCGCCCACGTCGCGGGTAACCGCCAGCCGCCCCGAATTCAGCATCCACAGCATTTCATCGGTATCGCCCTCGTGGAAGATGATCTCCCCGTCGGTCAGTTCCCGTGACCGCATGATTCCGGACAGTATCTTGCACTCGTCCTCGCTAAGATCGGCACCCATCGGTGAATTGCGGATGATTTCCTCTTGACTTTCGCTCATGTGACTCCCCCCCGGGTCCATCGTGTCGGTTTGCGGATAGTGTATCGGTTGTGGCGCTTACCGCGCACGGTTTATACATCGGTTGACCGCGGTCAATCCGGACTTGTGCCATTCGCTTCGTTCACGACCCGCTTTCCGGACTCGGCCCGTACGGGTCTGGTGGCGGCCGGGAGCGGGATCGAACCGAAGACCACCGGAGGTGGTTACGGAGTATTTCACTTGTCGATCCATCCCGGCAGGACCTGTTCGATGCGCTTTCGGTCGAGCTTGCCCAGGTCGTTGCGCGGGAGTTGCCGGACCTTGACGAACCCTCGCGGCCGTTGCGCGCCGGCGAGTCGTTTCCGGCTCCAGACCTCGAGGGCTTCCAGGCTGACCGGTCCCGTGGCTACCGCCACCAGACGTTTGCCCCACACAGGGTCGGCGAGTGCGGAAATGGCGACGTCGCGTACCCCGGGGCACGCGGACAGGACGGATTCGATCCGTTCCGGGTGCACGTTTTCCCCTCCCGTCACCAGCATGTCGTCCGCCCGGCCGGTGAGATGCAGCGCGCCGCGGGCGTCCAGATAGCCCAGGTCTCGCGAAAGAAATCGACGGTGTCCCGGTACGGCTGGGGGGGCGACACCCGGCGCTGCGTAACCGGACATGAGGCATGGTCCGCGGATCCGGATGCGGCCGGTCCCGGGGCCTTCGCCGTTCGACGATCCGCGGACATCGAGGCATATGCCCGGCAGAGGTTGACCGACGTGTCCGGGTTTCCATTCGGTGTCATCCACACGGGCGATGGTGACCGCGGAAGCCGTCTCGGTCATGCCCCAGGATACGTAGAGCGGCCAGCCCAAGGCCAGGGCCCGCTCCGCGAGGGGACGCGAGAGTGGCCCCCCGCCGACCAGGGCTACCCTGAGGAATTTTGGCGGTGGTGTGCCTGAGTCCCCAGCGTCCAGTAACCTGTCGAGCATGGCGGGGACCAGGGAGATGTGGGTGATGCCTCTGCCGGTCAGGTCCCTGAGAACCGATTCGGCATCGAATCGTTCGTGCAGCACCATGGTGGCGCGGGCGGCGAGGCAGCGCAGCAGGATGGACGCCCCGGCGATATGGTGCAGGGGAAGGCAGTTGAGCCATGCACCCGAATCATCGAACTGGAGACGTTCGTTGACGGCGTGTGCGGACCAGGCCAGGGCGCCGCGGGATAGCATGGCAAACCTTGGACGTGCCGTGGTGCCGCTGGTCGCGATACACATCTGAATCGACTCGGAATTCAATGTGCGACTGCCCTGAACACATCTCCTGTCTGCGAAGATTTGGTGAGAGCGGGGTGAATGCACCAGCGCGATATGTCCAGCGGCGAGACAGGCATGCAGGGCGAGGGCCATATCGGTACGGTGGGCGGACGCTGGCATGGCCGGGCCGCGCCGATGGCCGTATTCCGGCACCCTCGAGTTGAGATCCCGTACCCTCGCCGCGAGAGAACCATAGCTGATCGCTTTCCCGGAGCAAACCATGGCGTTGCGCGCAGGACAACGCGCTGCCGCCCGTTTCAACCAGTCTCCCGGTAGGTCCGGCGGGAGCATTATTCGGGGTCTCCGGACCTTCGCCGACGAGGCGGATTCGATGTTGGGGGTTCCGTCATGTCCTGTGTGGGAATGGCGCCGTATACGGAGCCCTTGTCTCCACCGGCCATCTGTCGCGATGCATGATGCATGAAACGCGGCTCCAGGGAAATCGACCGTCTCCGATGGTACCTCCGCGCACCGATGGTCGGGGTCTCGCCGGCACCGGTTGCTATCGTTTTGACTTGAACCGGTCGCCGCAGGCCATACTGCTGACATACTCACCCGCGCCGACCTGCCCCTGGCCCGCGCGCAGAATGCCGAGGCCACGATCGAGGCCGAGGTCGCCGGTAGTGATGAGGCCTACCACCTGACGTTTCTTGATTTCAACCGTGGCCGTAGTAGCGCCACCGGTGCTGCACCGCCCGTCGGCAGCCGGGTTCGGTTTCGCGTCCTGGCGCGAGATGTCAGCCTGGTGCTGTCGGCGCCGGTGGGTACCAGTATTCTCAATATGTTTCCGGCGCGGGTTGACGGCATACTGGAGACCGGCGGTGCGCAGGTGACCGTCCGCCTCGATGTGGGCGGAACGACCCTGCTGTCGCGGATCGCCCGCGAGTCCACCGTCGCGCTGGGTCTGAGGGAGGGCAAGCAGGTTTTCGCGCAGCTTAAGAGTGTGGCGCTGCTTAGATAAGTCGGGCGCGCATCGATGCGGAAACGGATCGGGTACCGCAAAATGAGGTGCAAAAAAAAACGGCGGCCTCCATAAGGTCGCCGTTCGTTTCAGGCGTTGCCGGTGCTGGGTCAGGCGGACTTTCTGCTGTGGCCCCTGATGAGCCCCGCGAGTGCGAAGAGGCTCAGGAACAGCGGGTTGAAGGCACCGCCCCCACCGCTGGCGCTGGCGCCGGTACTTTCGTTGGCGGTGTTGCCGCCTCCGCCGACGGAACCCGCCGTGGTAACGGTCATGGTCACGGTCGCCTCGTTGGATGCGAAGCCCTGATCGTCCTCCACTGTGTAGCTGAAGGAGTCAGTCCC from Gammaproteobacteria bacterium harbors:
- the menB gene encoding 1,4-dihydroxy-2-naphthoyl-CoA synthase, with amino-acid sequence MTDWNPVPELRFEDILYDRAEGIARITINRPEVRNAFRPETVRELSRAMMHAHLDPEIGVIILTGAGDKAFCSGGDQRVRGDRGGYRDTQGAQSLNVLDLQMQIRRLPKPVVAMVAGYAIGGGHVLHLVCDLTIAADNARFGQTGPKVGSFDAGLGCGLLARSVGLKKAKEIWFLCRQYDAREALEMGLVNAVVPLARLEAETVAWCREMLKHSPTALRTLKAAFNADTDGLAGIQELAGNATALFYMTDEAREGRDAFVEKRPPDFGKFPRRQ
- a CDS encoding 1,4-dihydroxy-2-naphthoate polyprenyltransferase; translated protein: MSPWVAAVRPRTLSIAVVPVAVGSTLAWLDAGTLIWSVVVATLCAALLIQVGTNLHNDAADFERGADRDDTRLGPTRATAAGWLTAAQVRRAAWGSFALAAMFGIWLIVAGGWPILLLGVTSILAGVAYTGGPRPIGYLGLGELFVWLFFGVAAVAGTYYLQTGAVSRIALLFGALTGMPAAAVLVVNNTRDMDGDREAGKRTLAVRFGPRFSRLEYTALVLAPFLLVWLAYSGTARAWLALTWVAAPWAVGLVRAFYQAPSGPVYNVILVSTAKLNALFGGLLCVAMLGQGVARGI
- the menC gene encoding o-succinylbenzoate synthase, giving the protein MPEESDLPPPVARGLNVEQAGFRPYRLRLREDWTGRGTRAWREGWIVVLKTGRYSGVGDCAPLPGAGTEQPDEARRAMGAVIEAIPGRTVGGCWGLLETLTGTPAVRCGLETALLDLIGRYLDRRVCRLLDAAASSVVNLSALIGPLDAGVSVRAQRAVSRGDRVLKVKMGSRPPTLEIRRLRGLSRRLPDGISLRLDANRAWDLATTRRMFEALRDMPIESLEEPLRTPSPGRMSRLQRRCPWPVALDESLAGSGAEAYLRQPSVRRVVLKPMVLGGPLAALSVARRARREGIRAVVTTTLDSAVGRAAALHLAAAIDTDIAHGLATGEWLRDDIASGPSPRLGRMRLSPLPGLGLEARGLEEAVLAGGIVSSGRAPC
- a CDS encoding cyclic nucleotide-binding domain-containing protein yields the protein MSESQEEIIRNSPMGADLSEDECKILSGIMRSRELTDGEIIFHEGDTDEMLWMLNSGRLAVTRDVGGGEHVNLHVMQVGSLVGEMAFVDGRPHSATVRALGDARVFELSRADFESQIEAHPMLVYKVMRSIIRAVHDTLMRMNQQHVEMANYISKAHGRY
- a CDS encoding AMP-binding protein, which codes for MALALHACLAAGHIALVHSPRSHQIFADRRCVQGSRTLNSESIQMCIATSGTTARPRFAMLSRGALAWSAHAVNERLQFDDSGAWLNCLPLHHIAGASILLRCLAARATMVLHERFDAESVLRDLTGRGITHISLVPAMLDRLLDAGDSGTPPPKFLRVALVGGGPLSRPLAERALALGWPLYVSWGMTETASAVTIARVDDTEWKPGHVGQPLPGICLDVRGSSNGEGPGTGRIRIRGPCLMSGYAAPGVAPPAVPGHRRFLSRDLGYLDARGALHLTGRADDMLVTGGENVHPERIESVLSACPGVRDVAISALADPVWGKRLVAVATGPVSLEALEVWSRKRLAGAQRPRGFVKVRQLPRNDLGKLDRKRIEQVLPGWIDK
- a CDS encoding TOBE domain-containing protein; protein product: MLSAPVGTSILNMFPARVDGILETGGAQVTVRLDVGGTTLLSRIARESTVALGLREGKQVFAQLKSVALLR